Within the Nocardioides aurantiacus genome, the region CCGAGGTCGGCGGTGCTGGCGAGGAGGCTCACGACTGCGTCCAATCTGAGGTGGCGCCGAGGCTACCCCCGCACCCGGCGCCGGGGGGAGTGCTCGGGTCAGCGTCCGGCCCGTGGGCTGCAGGTGGTGGAGACCGGGGCGCCCACAGGGTAGGCGTGACCCCCGTCACCAGTCCCTCTCCGATCGGACGGGCGCCCCACGGTCCGTCCGCGCCTCGGGCGGCCCTGACTAGCGTGGACCGCGTACGACGCACCGCAGCCGACCGACCCCGGTCGGTCACCGACCCCCGGGAGGGACCCCATGAGCGACCGCACCGAGCACGACGAGCAGGCACTGCAGCAGGAGAAGGTCGTGGAGATGATGCGCAGCGACCGGTTCTGCATGCTGACCTCGGTCGGCGACGAGGGCCGGCTGCAGTCGCACCCGATGACCCCCCAGGAGGTCACCGACGAGGGCGACGTCTGGTTCTTCATCGACACCACCAGCCACCACGCGGACAACATCCGCGCCGAGAAGCGGGTCAACCTGGCCTTCGCCGACGGCTCGACGTGGCTCTCGGTGGCCGGGCACGGCGACGTGCGCGACGACCGGGCCAAGGTCGAGGAGCTGTGGAACCCGATGGTCGCGGCGTGGTTCCCCGACGGCAAGGACTCCCCGGGGGTCGGGCTGCTGCACGTCGAGACCGACTCCGCGCAGTACTGGGACAGCCCCGGCGGCGGCCGCGTCGCCAGCGCCCTGTCCTTCGTGAAGACCCGGATCACCGGAGGTCGTCCGGCCGGCACGTCGGAAACCGTGGACCTTTAAACCAAACGGCACTACTCTCGTCTGGCTATCGCACCTCTCCCCCGGGATTCGCCGAGTCCTGCCCGTCCGGGGGCGACCCTCCGTCAGTCATGGGCAGGAGTGGGGGAACCACACGTTCCACGCAGCCGTCGCCAACCAGGCGTCGGGTGCTCGGGGTGAAGTCGCCGTGAGGCGGCGGAGCACTTTCCAGCTCCAACCCGACAGCTCACCTCACAGGCGTGGGAAAGGTCCTCATGTCCTCGCACGCCCTGCCGCGCCCGCACCACCCCCGCGCCCTCGCCCAGCTGCTCGTGATGATGGTGCTCGCCGCCGGCCTCGTGCTGGCCGGCCCCGCCGGTGACGCGTCCGCCGCGTCGACCACCAAGGTCCGCAACGCGACCAACATCGCCCTGAACCAGAAGGGCGACCCCTACCGCTACGGCGCCGCGGGGCCCGGTGCCTTCGACTGTTCCGGGCTCATCTACTACAGCTACCGCAAGGCCGGCATCTCGGTGCCGCGCACGTCGGGCCAGCAGGCGGCCCACGCCCGTCGCATCGCCAAGGGCAACATGCGCCGCGGCGACCTGATGTTCTTCCACAACGGCGGCCGGGTCTACCACGCCGCGATCTTCCTGGGCTGGAAGGACGGCCGGGCGCAGCTCCTGCACTCCCCCCGGAGCGGCAGCCGCGTCCACGTCACGCGGACCTGGACGACACAGTGGTTCGGAGGCACCCTCCGCGGCTGAACGGGCCTACGCTTCGGCGCATGACCACCCAGCACCTCGGCCGGCCGCTCGACACCGACGTCGCCGACGAGGAGCAGGAGTCGCGCACGCAGCTCGACGGCCTCTTCGAGGCCTCGCCGGCGTCCTCGTCGCACACCTCCGCCGCGGCGGTCCTCGCGTTCGTCGCGGGGACCGCCGCGGTGCTGCTGTCCCCCTTCTCGCTCCACCTCGGTCTGGCCGTGGTCCTGGCCGTGGTCGCGCTGGTCGCCTCCGTGGTCGGGCTGGCCCGGGCCAGCCGGCCCGGGACCGCCGGCACCGTGCTCGCCTCGCTCGGCATGGTCGCGGCGCTGGCGACCGCCGCCGTCGTCGGGCTCCGGTACGCCGGCATCGACACCGCCGTGGCCGATGGGCTGGGCCCGGCGCTGCGCGACGCCTCCGAGGCGCTGACCGCGCTCTTCCCCCGGCCCTGACGCCCTGCCCGGGAGGACCGCGGCGTTCGTCACCCACCCGTCCCCCGAGGAGCGCGATGCGGCTGCACCCGTCGGGGCAGCACGGCACGGCGTGAGGCTCAGGCGGGACTGAGCGCCAGCGCGACCCGCTGGGGCTCGCGGCCCCGGCGCGCGATCCGCTCCACGATCCCGAAGACCCGGAACTCCCAGCGGTAGCGCTCGCGCAGCCGGTGCTCCACCGCCGCCACCCGCGCCGGGTCGTCGCTGACGCTCGCACGGGCCTCGACCGTGGGCGCGCCCTCGGCCACGCGACCGCGCCGGTCGCAGGGACGCAGCGTCACCCGGCCGTCGCGGCGCAGCCGCTTCACCTTGCCGCTGCCGGCCGGCGTCCACACCGCGAGGCCCTCGGCGCCGTCGGGGACGAGCCAGACCGGGGTGGCCACGCCCTCGCCGTTGCGGCGGAAGGTGGTCAGCGAGACGAACCGCTCGTCGGCGAGGTCGCGCAGGGTGGTCGTCGGGGTGGTCACCGCCCCAGCGTGACAGGTGCGAGGCTGGGTCCATGTTCCACATCGGTGTCGACCTGGCCTGGGGACGTCGGCAGCCGACCGGTGTCGCCGTGCTCGACGACGAGGGTCGGCTGGTGCAGCTGGCGGCCGTGCGCACGGACGAGGAGATCCTCGCGCTGCTGGCGCCGTACGTCGACGGACCCTGCACCGTCGCCCTCGACGCCCCGCTCGTGGTCACCAACCCGACCGGCAACCGACCCGCCGAGCGCGCGCTCAACGCCGACTTCGCCCGCTTCGACGCCGGCGCCCACCCGAGCAACACCGGCAAGCGCGAGTTCGCCGACGGCACCCGCGGCGGCGCCCTGGCCGAGCGGCTCGGGCTCGACCTCGACCCCCACGCCCACTCCCCGCGGGCGGCGATCGAGGTCTACCCGCACGCCGCGACGATCTCGCTGTTCCGGCTGGGCCGGACGCTGAAGTACAAGAACAAGCAGGGCCGCGACCTCGAGCAGCTGCGTGGCGAGCTGCTCGTGCTGATGGGGCTGCTCGAGGGGCTGGGCGGGGCGGAGCCGGCGCTGCAGCTCACCGGCCCGGGGACCTACGCCGCCGGGGTCGTCGAGGCCGGGGTCGGCGGGGTCGGCGAGGGCGGGGCCGGCGAGGGCGGGGCCGGCTGGACGGCGCTGCGCCGCCAGGTGCAGCACGCCACGCGCAAGAGCGAGCTGCGCGTCGTGGAGGACCAGGTCGACGCCGTGGTCTGCGCCTACGTCGCCCTCTTCGCCGCGCGCCGGCCCGACGAGATCACCTCCTACGGCGACGCCGCGACCGGGATGATCGTCACCCCGCGGCTGCCCGAGGACCACCAGCCGACGCCGCGTCCGCGTCGCGGACCGCAGGACACCTCGCCGCCCCCGCCCGACCCGGTGGGCGCGGTGCGGGAGTACGCCCTGCGCCACCCCGGCCTGGTGCGTGCCGGCGAGGAGTTCCTGGCGATGGTGACCGGCATCCTCGACGACGCCGGCATCAACTACCTGACCGTCACCGGGCGCACCAAGACGGTGGCGTCCTTCGCGGAGAAGGCGCGCCGCCTCGGCCTCGACGGCGAGCCGCTCTACCCCGACGCGGCCCGCCAGATCGCCGACACCATCGGGCTGCGTGTCATCACCTACGTCCACGGCGACGTCGACACCGTCGCGGACCTGCTCCGCGAGCAGCTGCTGGTGCGCGACGACCGCGACATGGGGCAGGAGACCGCGCAGGAGGGCCGCTTCGGCTACGCCAGCCGCCACCTCCAGGTCGCGCTCGACCCCGAGCGCCCGGTGGCTGCGGGCCTCGAGCCGCTGGTCGGGCTGACGGCCCAGGTCCAGATCCGCACCGTGCTGCAGCACGCCTGGGCCGAGTTCGAGCACGACATCCGCTACAAGGGCTCGATACCCGAGGAGCACGCCCACGACTTCGACCGCCGGTTCACCCTCGCTGCCGGCCTGCTCGAGCTCGCCGACCGGGAGTTCTCCACCATCCGCGACACGCTGCGGGCACCGGAGCGGCGTACGCCCTCCGACACCGGCGTGGAGGAGGCCGCCACCGACCCGCGCGCCGGCATCGAGCCGCGCGACCTCGCCGCGTTCCTGGCCGGGCAGTACGCCGAGGCCGGCTGGTCGCGCACCGACCACTACGCCTGGATCGCCGGCCTCACCCACGAGCTCGGCCTGCTGACCCTGGCCGACCTGGCCCAGACGCTGCGCGAGGTCGACGAGACCGTGATCGCGGAGCGGATGGACTACCGCTACCCGCCCGGCGCCGTGCGCCGCCTCGACGACGCCCTCCTGCTCGCCTTCGGCGACGCCTACGTCGCCCTCCACGGCAACGCCCACCGCCGCGACCTCCTCGACGCCCGGCTCGCCCGGCTGCACGCGCCGCCGGGATAGGGGGGGGCGCAGCAGACCCACCGACGTACGCCGCCCTGCCGTCCCACTGCCCGGCAGCCCGCCCGGCCCAGCCCCGGGGCCAGCCCTCAGTCGGCGACGTCGACGTGCACGTGGTCGCGGTGCTCGAGCACCGCGGCGACCTCCGCCGAGCGGCCCGAGGTGTCCGGGGCGTAGTCGCGCCAGCCCTGGAGCGCCCGCCGGGCGGTCCAGATCCGGCCGTCGAAGATGACCGTCTCGACCGCGAGGCGGTCGGCGTGGGCGACGAGGTAGTGGGCGACGGCCCAGCCGCGCACCTTCTGGGGCCGGGTGACGGGGCGGAAGAAGACGTCGACGGCGCGGCCCTCGTAGTGCGCCGACCCCGGCATGTGGCCCTCGCTCACGCCGCCGGGGGCGAAGCCGCCGACGCGCTGCTCGCCGAAGGCCTCGTCGAGGTCCTCGCGGACCGCGGCGGCCCGGGCGGTGAGGCCGCGACGGTCGAGCTCGTCGGGCTCGGCCGCGGCACCGCCGCCGTGGGTGCAGCTGAGGGCGTGCCACGCCCGACCCTTCAGCGCGCGGGCCACCACGACGGAGTCCTCGTCGTCGAGGTCGAGCTCGCCGGCCACGGCCTCGGCCGTGGTGCGCATCCGCAGGTCGAGGCGCATCGCCCGCGCGGCGACGGTCGCAGCCCGCTGCGCCTGGGCGGTGCTGAGGTCGACCTCGTCGTCGCCGACGGTCGCGGTGCAGTCGGCGAGGCCCGGCAGCATCGACGGGCGGCCCAGCGCCGCGAGCAGCGTCACGACCAGCACGGCGACGGCGAGCAGCGCGGTCGCGACGACCACCAGCCGCCGGACCGGGCTGCGCTGCTGCACCCGTGCCATGACGCCAGTGTCCGGACCGCACCAAGCCAGGAGACCGGGCTCACGCCCGGCGCCCGTCCGAGGGGTCCCCGGGTGGGTACGTTGTCTGTCCAGCACCTCGAGGGAGGGACTTCACATGTTCAACATCATCGGCCTGCTCGTCGTCGGCCTGATCATCGGCGCCATCGCCCGTCTCATCAAGCCCGGCCGTCAGGCGCTCGGCATCGTCGGCACCCTGCTGCTCGGCGTCGCGGGCGCGCTCATCGGCGGCCTCGTGGCCAGCTTCCTGGGCACCGGCGAGATCTTCGAGCTCAACATCATCGGGTTCATCGTCGCCGTCGTCGCCGCCTTCCTGCTGATCGGCGTGGCCGAGGCCACCGTCGGCAAGAACAAGGGCGCCGTACGCCGCTGATCCCAGCGCACCGGCACCACCGGCATCACCACCCGGCCGCCGCGACCGCCCCGACCAGGGCGACCGCGGCGGCCGCGGTGCGTCCGCGGTCGACGAG harbors:
- a CDS encoding pyridoxamine 5'-phosphate oxidase family protein, encoding MSDRTEHDEQALQQEKVVEMMRSDRFCMLTSVGDEGRLQSHPMTPQEVTDEGDVWFFIDTTSHHADNIRAEKRVNLAFADGSTWLSVAGHGDVRDDRAKVEELWNPMVAAWFPDGKDSPGVGLLHVETDSAQYWDSPGGGRVASALSFVKTRITGGRPAGTSETVDL
- a CDS encoding C40 family peptidase, which translates into the protein MGKVLMSSHALPRPHHPRALAQLLVMMVLAAGLVLAGPAGDASAASTTKVRNATNIALNQKGDPYRYGAAGPGAFDCSGLIYYSYRKAGISVPRTSGQQAAHARRIAKGNMRRGDLMFFHNGGRVYHAAIFLGWKDGRAQLLHSPRSGSRVHVTRTWTTQWFGGTLRG
- a CDS encoding PPOX class F420-dependent oxidoreductase — encoded protein: MTTPTTTLRDLADERFVSLTTFRRNGEGVATPVWLVPDGAEGLAVWTPAGSGKVKRLRRDGRVTLRPCDRRGRVAEGAPTVEARASVSDDPARVAAVEHRLRERYRWEFRVFGIVERIARRGREPQRVALALSPA
- a CDS encoding DUF429 domain-containing protein; this translates as MFHIGVDLAWGRRQPTGVAVLDDEGRLVQLAAVRTDEEILALLAPYVDGPCTVALDAPLVVTNPTGNRPAERALNADFARFDAGAHPSNTGKREFADGTRGGALAERLGLDLDPHAHSPRAAIEVYPHAATISLFRLGRTLKYKNKQGRDLEQLRGELLVLMGLLEGLGGAEPALQLTGPGTYAAGVVEAGVGGVGEGGAGEGGAGWTALRRQVQHATRKSELRVVEDQVDAVVCAYVALFAARRPDEITSYGDAATGMIVTPRLPEDHQPTPRPRRGPQDTSPPPPDPVGAVREYALRHPGLVRAGEEFLAMVTGILDDAGINYLTVTGRTKTVASFAEKARRLGLDGEPLYPDAARQIADTIGLRVITYVHGDVDTVADLLREQLLVRDDRDMGQETAQEGRFGYASRHLQVALDPERPVAAGLEPLVGLTAQVQIRTVLQHAWAEFEHDIRYKGSIPEEHAHDFDRRFTLAAGLLELADREFSTIRDTLRAPERRTPSDTGVEEAATDPRAGIEPRDLAAFLAGQYAEAGWSRTDHYAWIAGLTHELGLLTLADLAQTLREVDETVIAERMDYRYPPGAVRRLDDALLLAFGDAYVALHGNAHRRDLLDARLARLHAPPG
- a CDS encoding GlsB/YeaQ/YmgE family stress response membrane protein, translated to MFNIIGLLVVGLIIGAIARLIKPGRQALGIVGTLLLGVAGALIGGLVASFLGTGEIFELNIIGFIVAVVAAFLLIGVAEATVGKNKGAVRR